ATTATCTTTCAAGAAATGAGGAAACAATGGACATTGCTGTTGCAGCTGTTTACTAAACTTCTTACTACCTATCGAGATGGCTACTTATAATGCCTGTAGCGATACAGCGTATCTACAATCAATTGTGAATGTTGGTTTCTCCTAGATTTCCTTTTTCCGTAAGTATTTTCACTACGAAGGTGTTATAGCAATGAAAGGACTGATGCATCGACGAATTGCAATTACTTTGCCGCATCTTATGACACCGACAATAAGTTAACGATGTATGAAATAAGAGGTTAATAACACTCTATGTTACTAAATGCATGtagtcaataaaaaatgtattaaatactcCAACGCAAGAATCAAGTTAAGTAGTGTAATGAAATAACAATCAAGCCATTGGTTATAAGCAGATAGATAGTATTTCACGTACTTAGTACGTGTCGATATTTGATATGAATAAGACCTACTTAACTCAGTAAaagaagtataaataaaataaaaaataaaagaaatttaataGCATATATTTGGTAAGAGGCTACATTTCcgtcaatttatttcaatgttttacatttattttagtcaATGTAAACTGATGTACGCGTTTCAAACGCGTGTGTGTTCACACACTttcttttataaagttatattggGTGTGACGGCAGGAAACTAATTGATTTCTTCAGCTTTGTTGCCACGGTGAGGAGATACGGACATACAGTCTTTTTAGTCACAGTTTTACATACACTAATACTGGTTGTAGCACCATTCTTTCTACTTTGATAACTACTCTAtattcagatttttatatattttatgtggtACTAAGCACCACTAGCACCGGCCTGTCTGACAGTGATCGAACGAccttataaacattataatagtaTCTAATTGATTGCACATATAGAGtgcaatcaaaatattaattagagaACGATTGTACCATCAACCATTATAATCAACGATTGTAATGACGAAATAAGGGCCAGTTCGAAATCGTGAAAGTAAAGTGATTAACACTATGACCAAAACAGATTGCGCAATTAGCGATATTAACTTATGAAGTGAGAATGGAATCTTTATACTAACAACGAAATGGCAACCACCAGTGATTTATCGcaccatttctttttttcttacaaatgaCGAAGGAGTATCTAAGCATCGAAAATAGAGAATTATTTTCGCTGGTTGACATTCGTATTGTAAAAAGGAAGCCTAAAAGCATCCCTGATATTTATCAACCGTGAAGAATTGCCTAATTAGCTATTATATTACAaaggacaaatatttttgaagggTTCCgtaattattatgtgtaaatGACTGATTAGCACCAACAGTAAGGTAAAGCCAAGAAAACAAAGGCGATGTAGATAGGTACCTCATATTTTATGAGGTGTGACAGCACAAtgagaaaaaatactttaccgGCGCAGGTGAATCTCATTTCAAATAATAACCCGTCACAAAAGACTTGATAATGCTGATGAATGATAAGTATGTAGATTGGTAACTGTACCAAAACACAATTGTTAAAACTGGAGCACATTTCATAACGTGAACGAAGTACAGACTTAAACTGGTACAGAGACCTACGTACTAGAGATTTACTAAACACTTACCGACGCAACAGGAATCTAGCACGTGAAAGTAAACTTTGTTTCAATAGGGCACtaggtatttatattaaattgatcTGTTATCTTGCTTAATAAAGACCTCGGCGATTTTATATGGGTCAATTGGTTAGTGATTAATATGATGATCGGatagaattaaattattgtttctcAACTAGGCAGGCTATTTGCAAGTGATGAGTTTGGTCAATATTTTGAAGACAAGGTATGTGCAAGTAGAGGTGGGTGCGCCAAGTGAATGTTGTGGTGCTGATTGCtaatacaaatatgaaatgATTGGCGTTCTAATCGTGGTCTGTCGAATAATTGCGCTcgattaaactaataaataagttataattattgctTAGAGCATTACTTCATCtagatttcttattttattgagTGATAATTTCTAAAGATTGGGTCTTAAATAGAATGTAAGTAGTGCATACGCTCTACCTTGTAGGGACAGTTCtgtatgtttaatatattatgtataatgtaacGTTCTAAGCTAGTCTGAAATTTAAGGTCAGAGTAGTTAATGACACGCTTCATTATTGACGTTAAAGTATCCGTCTCGCTAAtctaatttgataaataattcattttttatatcgGCACACGACGTGCACGTTGCAATATTAATAGTcacgattattatattatctttaaacGGATAATCTGCTGTAATGATGCTCTAATACAAATCAGATCTATCGATATCTATGTTAATTGTATTTCGCAATCTTGCCGTAACTATTATTGTATCACGTTATTCGGCACAATGTCAAGTTGAAAAGCCACTTTGACCTCGAAGTGGGCATTGTCTTTTCAAGCTTGagaaattgtttaatatagtcTAACTAAATGTATATCTATTACTGTTAATTAATGTCCTACagagaatatatttaaaaaaattaaacctactatatttttggttttaattgTTTCAGTTATACCTGCCCTTGTCTCTACAATTACCATTACATCGAATGGAAACAGTccagaaattaaaatgaaaggAGGAATGATGGTGGACATGCAAAAAGGATTTGTACCAATAACACCAAGCTTCGCGGCGAGTACTATCAAAGCCAGTAAAATAAAACCCAAAAGCTCTAGTAACAATTCCACAAAACTTTCTATCAATGAAAGATATCGAAGACTTATTCCATACATGACGTTTTACTACGCTAATGACTTAGCTACGCCAGCTCCAGACACCGTAAAAGAAGTAGAGGTGGAGAAGGCGGAAATCATCGAGACTGGTGGTTTAGGACACGACAGTCAACGAGAACCAAAGAAGATAATATACTCGAATAGAAATATACCTAGATATCAAGGGAACAGATTAACACAACATAACATCGCGTCGGCTAATccaacaaaagtattttataaaggcGGTGTCCCGCTTTACCAGACCACTAAAGTAACTCCAAACTACAACCCATTACTTTCCGATTACAACGTTTTAGTTCAGAACGATTATGAACCTGGTAGAGTTATTCAGAAACAAACAcccaaaactataaatatagcATATTTATCACCGACCAGAAAACCTTACTTGAATCTATACAACGAGAATACCCCGAACATCAGATATTATTTGTCAGAAAAGGAACAATCtcctaaatataaattagtaccTTATGAACAAACACCTCCTGTAAAAGTACCCGAACACGAGACTGTATACGAATTCCCAAGAAAGCCAGCACCAGTACCTGTACCTGTTTCTGGGCTACTACCTCGAGATCAAATATATTCAAAGCCAAGACCGGCTCAACCTAGTTATTTTTACGAAGAGCAAGCTGAGCAACCCGCTGTCAGACAACAACACAAACAGCCTTCAGTTGTTGCTGAAAGTTACTACGAGAAGTATCGCCCGATTCTTCTGCCTGATCCTATCATACAGAGTGGCTTCAAACCTATTATAAAATCACCTCAGTATACTAAAGAGGAACCTGTTTACAGTACTGTTATACCTGAAACTGTGGTGTCTGATGTTAGACACCAGAGTCATAGAGGGCCCGTGATTAGTATTGACGATTTAAGGCCAAAGTATTATCAGTACGTTCCTGCTCCGGCTACAACGCAACCTCCGCGAGCGACTTCGACGACAGTTCCGCTTGCAACGTTACTAAGCTCGCTTCAATTAAACAAATCGATCCCTAAACCAATTACAAAAGATAATGTTGGTTCATCGATAAGAACTTTACTGCAGGTGCTGACTGCTTTAAAGGCAGTGCCACAGCATAATGATGTAGAGGCACCAGTTCTAAGTTCTCCGAAACCATTTGTTCCTAAAATTGTGGACGTCACTCCTAAACCAGACATAGAACAGATCCAGCCGGCTACTGAACATCCTGCGTCAGTAAGCGATGAAGACTTGCACGACGAACCGTATTTAGCTCACGTGAATCCGCCTTCGCAACATTTAGATGGTGAGTCAGTTTGGAGAGAATTTAAGATATAATAACTTAAGCAAGGCATACTGTAAAAGGCAAGTAAAATGAAGTATGCGTGAAGTTTTACCAACAAAATGTACCTAGTTGTAACTGTAACAACATGTACCCAGTTGTGTTGTACTTTGCTAACTACcaactttttattcagtaaagTATTGCAGGGCGTCAGGCAGAGACAACTAGGTACATTTGTTTCAGTTCAGTTCTCAACAGCTCTAGCTAAATATCGTCATAATGATTGTTGTGAGTATGACGTGAGTGACTGCATTTTCATTCCTGACCTCGttataaatgttaataagtaggtacatttaaagCTGTGTAACTAAAGGTTAAATATGTCGTGACATTGGATATGTTTAACTGAGAAAAACCGTCTTGAGATTCATGACGtcaaaagaataattaaattggTAGACATATATTTATCTTACACTTACCAGGTTTCCATTAGTGATGTTTGTATGCTCGTTTACAGATCATCCGACGAATGGTGGCACCAGCCAACAGTTTCCTTTGCCCACCACATCAGACGACGAAGGCGGCACTCCAGGGCGACCAGGAATTGACTATCCTACACTTACTGTCATACCACCCACAAGGTTTGACTGCAAAACGCAACGGTACAAAGGCTTCTTCGCAGATCCTGAGACCCGCTGCCAGGTAATTTGCAACTTAAAGGAATGTGTGTAAAAAATAGTTGGCGTTACGAAGGGAAAGTAGGTCGCCAGCTGCTGTTGACGTCTGTCTATGCATATTGCATTTGTGGTAATTACTCACCAACCCTACAGAGGATGTTTCCCAAAATGGTTAGTCGCGACACTACTGGTTTTTATAATGTCGTTTTTTTTCTTAAGCCGTCGAGAAAAACAGTCGTGGGAGAATTAAATTTCATAAAGCAGAAATTTGAATATAAACAAAgcttttattatcttttagttTAAGTCCAACTGTTTAAATAACTGTCGTCTGGCAGTGGTGTGAAGATTCTCACTTCTTTGAATAAATGTACCTGCTTTACTAAGCGCCtacgtaaaatgtattttcaggTGTGGCATTACTGCGATCTAAATGGTGGTCAAGCGTCGTTCCTGTGTCCTAACGGGACTATCTTCTCTCAAGCAGCGTTGACGTGTGACTGGTGGTTCAATGTCCGATGCGCTACCACTACACAACTGTATGTGCTAAATGAGAGCCTCTACAAGTATATACTTCCGCATTCTCCAAAGTTCCCAGAAGATTACAGCGGACCCTTGGTCGATAAGTAAGTGTGTCATAACACGAATCAATTAcccaaaaacaataataaatcagGTCAAACTGGTACTGAAATCCTCAGTGATTTGTAATAATGTCACTTAACTTTTTCTAGTCATGTTGAGAATACGTAGGTACTTCATAGATGTTTCTAACTGGACTTTAAATTATGTTCTTTGTAgggatttaaaatattcatacttACGTTCCATGTATACTTACCATATAAATTTGCAGATATCTGACGCTAAAATTCAAAGAGATGGAAGAGgaatttaaaaagaacaaaaacaaacaagctGCCTCAGAGAAAATGGATTCAGATGAGGATAAATCAGATGAGTCCAGTGAAGACTCCAATGAAAAAGATAGTTCCAGTGAAGAAACTGCGGACGATGATAATAACACAGCTAGTGAGAACTCCGCCGATGAACCTAGCGTAATTGTAGAGTCGCCTGGGACCAGCGGCAATGTCGAGCGACTACATGAATGAAACCCCTTGTcacttgtaattaaaaataccatAGGATAGCTATGTTACGGTAGCAGCCTACTTCTAATTGAGGACTTGCATTTGTagaaaaatagtaaattatacaTCTGAATATGAATAGGAAACTAGCTGCAGTACCAAGTGATGCGAGTCATATCTTTAGAACTTAGGCTAAAAAGCTATTTATGACTTACGAATATTAAAGAGGTTCAAATGTtgcttcaaaataaaatttgtatcgATAGCTATAGTTACTGCCAGTAGATACATAGGTATAAAACTGTGATAGTTGTAATTTCTTGATTATCTTCAGAGTGACTGCTTCCTCAAAAATGTTACTAGTGTGACTGACAATGTTGccagttatttaaaatgtatgttgtaattacattattttgccATTTTTGCTATACTTTTCGTAAATTATGTTAGTGTTAGAGAATTAAACTTGCCATATTTTGCCATGTTTAATTCAGTTTGAATGTAAGTATGTGTGCTAGATATTGAGTtggatataatttaattgtaattctagtatttataattgaatactCATAGTGATATATGTGCAATGTGTAAATACTTACACCTATTTGTATGTTATGCCATTAGATCATGATTACTTGAAACgtgcaataaatttattttaaatctataaatattggatgatttattttatgaccgTTCAAAAGAAACACTAGTTTGAAGTGATGTAGTTGTGTATTTATTAAGATCATTAAATTagtgaataaattttaattataatatatactttacTTGTAGAACCTTAAAACATTTAATGAGTATGGTGACTGAAACTAAATTGCACAATTGGAGCGaattatctataaaattatgacataaaaacaataaaaagcaaCAACACAGATcaacagtaaaattattatctagAGAAGTGGGTGTGACTAGGCAAGCACTTTTATATGACTTCACAATACTACGCTTAATATCCTACATTCTTAGATTGGGACTTATAACATCAATTAATTACTACCTATCTATGGTGATATAATACTGACAAATGAATGACTGAACTTGATGAGATTCAATGAAACGTTTATCTGTACCTACATTAAATATGACATACAATAAATACGAATAGTAATATGTATTGGACCTTTAAAAGCTAAACATTTATGTCGacaattaatgtttaaaattcacATTCGTCTCAAACTATAATAtgacactaatattataataagaaataatttacatttagcAGCTGTTGATAAAATGTGATTCGATTTATGCAGCAATTACAATGACAAAGATCTTGAAATTTTGGCCGAGTTACGAAGAGtttttaatatgattatattcGTAAACATCGGAAGTTTGCCTAAAAGTAGCATTGCATGTTTTTCGTTAATTTTGCTGCACGGTTTAGGAATGTTGAGTTACCTTATGCAATTCAAAGAGTAAACACCTACGATCCTTAAAACTATGCGATAAACGCagacaatatttatacaaaaatataatttataatacataagACTACTATAAGATCGTGTttatatgttaatttttttgaattttgaacACGCATTAAGTTCCAAGATTGTTCGTTCTACCTAAAATGTTTGACAATGAACatcaatttacaaattatttacaatcagACCACGTCTCCGTATTAATGTCAATCACAAGTTGTTGCCGTTTCAGTCTTCACATTcctttattttggtaaaatcaCTCAAATAAATGGCTTACGTTAAACACTTACTTACCTAAACACTATAAATACGAATATTGTTAACATTGAAAGTGTGGGTTATCAGTTACAAGTAAAGAAACAACACAAATTCGCTTTACTGCATTTTATACCTACTATTTATCATGAAAATTATACACCTATTTTAgcacataataatttaaattatgttgaacTCCCTTTACTTCCAAAATGAAACTAACTAAATTCTGCTTAAGGTCTGTAGATAAAAAAGCTCTAAAAGCTCTCGAGTAGCTTAGTTTAATTTACCCTGTTAGTTAAAATTAGTAGTAACAAAATTCAATATCTTACTGATaaagaacaatataaatatagcGCACGAAAACGTGCGGTAAAACATATATACGACATTACTACTTATCCAAATCATGCGCGTAGCACGTCAATAAAACGAAAAAGAACTGACATTAAAGAAGTAAGAATGAAAAGTGTCTCGCTCGGATGTGAGGAGCGAGCGCGCTCGGTGTTAGAGCGACGTAGGGGTCGGGGGGCGTTCAGTGTCGTCAGATGTTAGTGTACTTAGTGTTTGAGCAGCATGGCGGCGTGCTTGAGGCGCAGGTGCGAGCGCAGCGTGTCGATGCGGCTGTACGTGGCCGGGCAGTAGGGGCACGGCGAGCGCTGCGCCGTGTGCGAGTGGAAGTGGTGCCAGCGGTTGGACACCTCCTTGCCGCACGACTTGCAGCGCCACAGCGCCACGTTCTCCGCCACGGCCACGAACATGCTGTGGTACGAGTACTGCGGAGCCGGCACGTTCGCGCGCTCTGCAACAAACCCGACCGCGTCGCCATCACACGCAGCCAAAACCCCCAACCCCTTTGTTCTCTGTTTTCACTTAAGTAGAAATGATAGGAAGTCCGGCCCGATATAATGGTATATCGTATCGGTGGACGGTGGAGCGCCGGCCGATGATCCGGCCGCGCGCGAGGGTCAATGAACGCTATACTTTGCGGGTGGATGTGGAGCATGTGAATACGCACAACTGAAACTACACGGATTTGTAACATAccacaatttaatgtaaaaattagtaataaatacaaCAGATAAATGCAGGAGTTTGCAACATGTTAAAATTGCATTACATAACATCAAacaatgtgaaaaaaaaataatttgcattaaCTGCttgcataaaacaaaattatttaaattaaacttttaacgGAGGCATCAAACCAagacatcaaaacaaaatattcataaacaacaaatcgttcataaaatttcatgtaataatataacaagaCTCGTCAGCGTGAGGTACACGATTTGACACCCCCTCCCTATTAGTATTACACTATTGTGATATACGACACTATAACAAATTtgctaatgttataaagaagaaacaaaataaacataactagACCATTGCTATCCTGAAAATAACCTTAGAGCTCGTCCTGCACTCCATTGATTCAAATGATAAGATCACATCCTTGTGATacaatgtaaattttaatatacaataaattgGAATATTCAATAGATTGGCCAAATAAGTGACTAGGTCATACAAGACCTCAATTTCATAAGACTAAATTTAGTAATTCGTTAACCTTATGTATAAAATTCCATATGGCATAAAGTTAGCTTTCATTAAGTCCAAATGTGGTCACCATTACAATTATTAAGTTGCATACTTTTTGAAAGCTGAAAAGAGATCAAAGGTAGATATTTTCTGAGCCAAACGGTGTGATACTCCAAAATATTCTGGCCAGACACTATCATAGTATCCTAAcctaaaatatctaaaataatattctatgttACTAATCAATCAATTTGCTATAgcaaattcaatattaaaaattggTCTCGAGTGATAGTAATACAAAAATGCATTCACGATTAGATGAAGCGTTTAACGCGTGGGCACTGGGCATAATGGGAGATCAGCACGATCACCGACTCGCTGGGCAATGGGACCCGTAACGGATAGCTATGATCTATTTCAACAATAGACGACAACTTGCgcgacaataaattattaaatagtacATAACTAGTACGATTGGCAGAGGTAAACAAGCTAATTCTTAATATTACCAGCTATAAAACCTGTACATCACCGTAACCCAAACTGCGTTTCACTAAGTAGACATAGAAATTAGGAGTAGTTcacttattaaatgtaaatacaaataGGTAGTTACTCTCTTtcaatgatattaattatatactttttaaaatatcatttagtTTGGTtacgtaattaaataactaGTAATATTGCACTGAGTATGAAATGCTATCAAATAATAAGCGCCCACAATATAATGAACAGTAGGTATAAAAATCTTTGATATccttaaagtaaatataaaatctttatgGAAGAAATGTTTGGTGacttcataattataatatatacaggGACGCATGAGCTTCGTGCTTACATTCGAGTGGGCCCCTATATTCAATAGTCAATTGTATAATCTAGCTAAAAGTTATgactattttcaaaaaattgcaCAAGTGGAATTGCATGTTCACAGCTACTAAACAGCACTAACGCCACAACTTAATGTTGTGGGCAACGATCACGGATTCATTGATCTATTTAGATGTAACCATTCCTAACACCATCATTGAACGTTTATATTTGGTAGGCAAGGATCagattcatattattatgtaaatgtgtcttatcattatatatttatgtactagTAAAATTGAAGATCTCTGAAAAATTAAGGTAAAATCTCGAGTGATACTGTAATCTCTAGGCGTGTAACGATCCATGCATTATTTACCCGTTGACCAGACAGATGCGACCTCAACTGGATGCTAGATGCCTTACATTTAATGCAAAGTAACTAatcattaaaacattaataatattataataggagTCGAATCGTAGCGTGTTAACACTCTTGGTTCTAGCACCATTCCATTTTATCACATTTCAGTTACCGTACCACTCTAAGTGTTTAGCTAAAAATGTAACAATCTTAAACCTTaattgaaaatacatacataaacgcTAGGTTAGTCCCAATCGTAGAATGCCAATATTAGTTACTAAATGCGCAACCTCCAAACGTTCCATCCTAACTTATATTAATTGATTGAAAGAGGTCTTTGACCCCAAGCACCGATCACACGAGTGGGCGACGGGACGGCCGCGCGGGCCCGGTCGCGTCGCCCGTTACCACAACTAAACACCTACcaacgataaaataataaaacatgttaaCATCTCAACTCGATTACTTTTAACCGACAACTCAATATAAACGAAATCAATGTTACTAATTATGATGAAtcgattaaaaacaaacaacactaataaatcatattatatatgcagttatataaatataaaagtatattaaatcAGACAATAGAATATATctaagtataaaaaaacaatctccGTAAATAGATCAACTAGTCTAGTATAAAAATCTTTTCGTATGTATCCTTAGGCGCTATCCTTTTAATACATCACAAATCCTTAATAATTATCCATCTTGCAAAGGCCTCA
This DNA window, taken from Anticarsia gemmatalis isolate Benzon Research Colony breed Stoneville strain chromosome 11, ilAntGemm2 primary, whole genome shotgun sequence, encodes the following:
- the LOC142976523 gene encoding uncharacterized protein LOC142976523 gives rise to the protein MDYKMEIVALLLCVIPALVSTITITSNGNSPEIKMKGGMMVDMQKGFVPITPSFAASTIKASKIKPKSSSNNSTKLSINERYRRLIPYMTFYYANDLATPAPDTVKEVEVEKAEIIETGGLGHDSQREPKKIIYSNRNIPRYQGNRLTQHNIASANPTKVFYKGGVPLYQTTKVTPNYNPLLSDYNVLVQNDYEPGRVIQKQTPKTINIAYLSPTRKPYLNLYNENTPNIRYYLSEKEQSPKYKLVPYEQTPPVKVPEHETVYEFPRKPAPVPVPVSGLLPRDQIYSKPRPAQPSYFYEEQAEQPAVRQQHKQPSVVAESYYEKYRPILLPDPIIQSGFKPIIKSPQYTKEEPVYSTVIPETVVSDVRHQSHRGPVISIDDLRPKYYQYVPAPATTQPPRATSTTVPLATLLSSLQLNKSIPKPITKDNVGSSIRTLLQVLTALKAVPQHNDVEAPVLSSPKPFVPKIVDVTPKPDIEQIQPATEHPASVSDEDLHDEPYLAHVNPPSQHLDDHPTNGGTSQQFPLPTTSDDEGGTPGRPGIDYPTLTVIPPTRFDCKTQRYKGFFADPETRCQVWHYCDLNGGQASFLCPNGTIFSQAALTCDWWFNVRCATTTQLYVLNESLYKYILPHSPKFPEDYSGPLVDKYLTLKFKEMEEEFKKNKNKQAASEKMDSDEDKSDESSEDSNEKDSSSEETADDDNNTASENSADEPSVIVESPGTSGNVERLHE